Genomic segment of Uranotaenia lowii strain MFRU-FL unplaced genomic scaffold, ASM2978415v1 HiC_scaffold_751, whole genome shotgun sequence:
agttgaaagcgaaacggagttcgtatgggatcagctagtaataaataaatacaaccgatttttacaaaatttttagttttggaaacctcttGATGTAACtcaaatcattatatttgtGTAAAGTATCGCAGAGCTTATGTACatagttacaccactagaatcgaTATGAAAGTaactttctggtgaatataaatttattgcggaaatcttgcgttaatatactcaaaatccagtgcaaagttgtgTTTTAGTGCAAGAAAATATGCAAAacttgcaaattgacaaaaagttaaaaaaaacagcaacctttgaaaattcgtcaaaaattctgtgtttcgttttttgacaatctaaaaatgccaaatgtgccaaattacgtcaactttctaaTCCTCTTTTCacaatttatctggtgtgacttaaacaattttgacggttcattgattgaaaagtacggtttttacaccaattgtttacattttttgtggtcattatcttaaaaaatttcaaaaaaatatatcccaATGTGCAACGTagatatagcttctaacttcagctttctttgacactaagtgaaatatttagctgatctacagtctttttgcgaagcatgttttttcagattttttttcttatacttgGAATAACGGAAAAACTGAACTGTTGTAtgtgaataatgtctgagaaacatatttgagttatatGTAtcacaaggtttccaaaactataaattttttttctcggttaagaaacaagagagataaaaCGGTTTTAAGCGAAGAGTtacaaattgacactcaaggtctgattagggagtttttttttcctgggcttttaGGGTGCATCCATAAGAAAAGTTAtgatgcaaaataaaaattttcaacaattcattgagggtccccgtcagtccccgaagaaattgttttatttggatgcacccgaaaaAAGTTACATGCCGGGATTGGGGTCAAATAAACTTCAGATTAATTCTAATAACTTTTTCGATCGGTGTTTGATAAATCTAAAGACAGCCAGAACTCGAAATGAAGCATTGGATGTGCTGTGTGGGTTTAACATTTTAGTTCTACCTCATTCATTACAGGAAGGACAGCGATGTGGTGGCTCCGTACGAGAAGTGGGAATACTTTGATCCCCGAATACGCCAGGCCGAGCAGGATCGCAACTACGCTCTGAACAAAACACGCAAGGTGGCTTGGTTTGTGTCGAACTGTGGGGCTCGCAATGGTCGACTGCAGTACGCTCACGAGCTGCAAAAGCACATTCAGgtatcttgaatattttttcttagcCAATGAATTAGCATTACCTATTCTAAAATCTTTGCTTTTTCAATCAGGTGGACATTTACGGAGCCTGTGGGACCTATAAATGCTCCCGATCTACGGCAGACAAGTGCTTTGAGATCCTCGATCGGGATTACAAGTTCTACTTAGCGTTTGAAAATTCCAACTGTAAGGATTACATAACGGAAAAATTCTTCGTCAATGCCTTAAATCGCAACATTCTGCCGATCGTGATGGGTGCCCGACCTGAAGATTATGAGGCCAGTTCACCACAGAAGTCATACATCCACGTCGATGAGTTTGCATCACCCAAAGAGCTAGCAGAGTACCTCAACATTCTGGATAGGAATGACGAGTTGTACAATTCGTATTTCAAGTGGAAAGGCACCGGGGAATTTATCAACACCTTTTATTGGTGTCGCGTTTGTTCGCTTTTGCATGATGAAGCCTCCTTCCAGAAGCCGAAATGGTACGAAGATATCAACGACTGGTGGCGAGGGCCTGGTGTCTGCACGGACGGATCGTGGCGAAACTACAGAGCTCGAAAGGATCCCATCAGCGAAGAATAGCACAAGAGAAAAGGATAATCAAAACTTTTCTTTCCTTAAACAAGCATTTATTTGCGATATTCGATCGTGCAACATATTTCCATAGTTTAGATATTTGAATTCAATAAATGATAGTTTCGTTAACAACATAGGAATAAAAGGAAACGGTCTAGTCGAATCTCATGAAACGTTGTGGGTGtgagcaattaaaaaaaacggaaacgGACAAGATCTGATGTCTTGAATAGCGCGATATCTTAACGAAATATGCGCATAAC
This window contains:
- the LOC129760757 gene encoding glycoprotein 3-alpha-L-fucosyltransferase A — encoded protein: MFVPPNYESIKRKGKLKTILLYNGLGPWNVKAGREVFLNAKCPVSTCSITAARDKAVTADLILYKDHYIPPAVPRSARQIYMMYFLECPYHTQHVKFPDVFNWTATYRKDSDVVAPYEKWEYFDPRIRQAEQDRNYALNKTRKVAWFVSNCGARNGRLQYAHELQKHIQVDIYGACGTYKCSRSTADKCFEILDRDYKFYLAFENSNCKDYITEKFFVNALNRNILPIVMGARPEDYEASSPQKSYIHVDEFASPKELAEYLNILDRNDELYNSYFKWKGTGEFINTFYWCRVCSLLHDEASFQKPKWYEDINDWWRGPGVCTDGSWRNYRARKDPISEE